A window from Gallus gallus isolate bGalGal1 chromosome 5, bGalGal1.mat.broiler.GRCg7b, whole genome shotgun sequence encodes these proteins:
- the CLBA1 gene encoding uncharacterized protein CLBA1 isoform X2: MQNLLLSGSRSSTDASRRVCVTELEVGGMSAGENGCNSNAGTNDEGITHLEVTQQSLPALNSDSWSCEGFGEGGCTSAPSASWGEFEGFREPLGRWQRSHPSADVLLKSKNASGDGTDVSRGHRSAAAGHFCSEPSLHSATQEASSSLNEADHCYEGIFKLGFPEVFVLQSSESIRSLDQVLGVNNEDAGISKLRNNQLCIDSGNIWRTLRDLDNTPRLRHPWSKSHCQASLLSVLGIDANRTVIEQRPFWRARMTLLRSQMLKIMRTSDLMDSVLITAKH; encoded by the exons ATGCAGAACCTGTTGCTGTCGGGAAGTCGCAGTAGCACAGACGCATCGCGCCGGGTGTGTGTGACAGAGCTGGAGGTGGGCGGTATGTCTGCTGGTGAGAACGGCTGCAACTCAAACGCAGGGACAAATGATGAAGGAATTACTCACCTCGAGGTAACGCAGCAGAGCCTCCCGGCACTGAACAGCGACAgttggagctgtgaggggtttGGTGAGGGCGGCTGTACCTCCGCACCCAGCGCTTCTTGGGGGGAGTTTGAGGGCTTCAGGGAACCCTTGGGCAGATGGCAGAGatcccatcccagtgctgaTGTTTTGCTGAAGTCAAAAAATGCTTCTGGTGATGGCACAGATGTGAGCAGAGGACACCGCAGTGCTGCTGCCGGTCACTTCTGTTCTGAGCCATCTCTACACAGTGCGACACAGGAGGCTTCCAGCTCTCTGAATGAG gCAGACCACTGCTATGAGGGTATATTTAAGTTGGGCTTTCCAGAAGTCTTTGTATTGCAGTCCAGTGAGAGCATAAGGAGCCTGGATCAAGTACTTGGTGTGAATAATGAAGATGCTGGGATTTCCAAACTTAGGAATAATCAACTTTG caTTGATTCTGGAAACATATGGAGAACCCTTAGAGACTTGGATAATACCCCCAGATTAAGACATCCCTGGAGTAAATCTCATTGCCAAGCAAGCCTGCTGAGTGTTCTTGGAATAGATGCAAATCGAACGGTAATTGAACAAAG GCCTTTCTGGAGAGCCAGGATGACATTACTGAGGAGTCAAATGCTAAAGATAATGAGGACTTCAGATTTGATGGATTCAGTATTAATAACTGCAAAGCACTGA